From one bacterium genomic stretch:
- a CDS encoding B12-binding domain-containing radical SAM protein codes for MKVGFVHLGRENLGVEYLSSVLKDAGHETALYYDPGLFGTNDNVFFSRRLERRFSRFDRIVRGIVRDKPDALAFSLYTNTFPWARAVLSAVRDAGWRGHALAGGIHATLVPEVVLAEMRPDAVIVGEAEAVIVPLLAALEGGGDLSVIGNLVYREGDTVRRTAMAPAIEDLDTVPLADKEMFAAEINYRDDYLVMTGRGCPLSCSFCCESSMNRLYDNRYYRRRSPAGVIEELKMARSRFGAREVMFNDAMFFVSPKWLKEFLPMYRREIGLPFRCFAYPKYMTRPIAEELKASGCYAVEFGLQTTNETIRREFLNRNETNERALESFHACDEVGLRYDVDHIFGLPGETHEDFVDAAKMYAGLKRLNRIKSHLLSHYPATPMVEREIAEGRISPEQAARIDRGEIGDFFHAPSVTGEATRAHVDNFLSLYAFLPVLPAFVTRRIVDAPAWRRLVGKLPVPIVVGLRVLAAIKGRDYRFWLYVKYYAHRIARHIGLSRSLRRKMAVPRASVQPAATTARN; via the coding sequence ATGAAAGTCGGTTTTGTCCATTTGGGGCGGGAGAATCTCGGCGTCGAATATCTCTCGTCCGTGCTAAAAGACGCCGGGCACGAGACGGCGCTGTATTACGACCCCGGACTTTTCGGCACGAACGACAACGTCTTTTTCTCGCGGCGGCTCGAACGCCGTTTTTCGCGATTCGACCGCATCGTGCGCGGCATCGTGCGCGACAAACCCGACGCGCTCGCCTTTTCGCTCTACACCAACACGTTCCCCTGGGCGCGCGCGGTGCTCTCGGCGGTGCGCGACGCGGGATGGCGCGGGCACGCGCTGGCCGGCGGCATCCACGCGACGCTCGTCCCCGAGGTCGTGCTGGCGGAGATGCGACCGGACGCCGTCATCGTCGGCGAGGCCGAGGCGGTGATCGTTCCACTTCTGGCGGCACTTGAAGGCGGCGGCGACCTGTCCGTGATCGGCAACCTCGTCTATCGCGAGGGCGACACGGTGCGTCGCACCGCGATGGCGCCGGCGATCGAGGATCTCGACACCGTGCCGCTCGCCGACAAGGAGATGTTCGCCGCGGAGATCAATTACCGCGACGACTACCTCGTCATGACCGGGCGCGGCTGCCCGCTGTCGTGCTCGTTCTGCTGCGAATCGTCGATGAACCGCCTGTACGACAACCGCTACTACCGAAGGCGTTCGCCCGCGGGAGTCATCGAAGAACTGAAGATGGCGCGGTCGCGCTTCGGCGCGCGCGAGGTGATGTTCAACGACGCGATGTTCTTCGTCAGTCCGAAATGGCTTAAGGAATTCCTCCCGATGTACCGGCGCGAGATCGGCCTGCCATTCCGCTGCTTCGCCTATCCGAAATACATGACGCGCCCGATCGCCGAGGAGCTGAAGGCCTCCGGCTGCTACGCCGTCGAGTTCGGATTGCAGACGACCAACGAGACGATCCGGCGCGAGTTCCTGAACCGCAACGAGACGAACGAGCGCGCGCTCGAGAGCTTCCACGCGTGCGATGAGGTGGGGCTGCGTTACGACGTCGATCACATCTTCGGGCTGCCCGGCGAGACGCACGAGGATTTCGTCGACGCCGCGAAGATGTACGCGGGGCTCAAGCGGCTGAATCGCATCAAAAGCCACCTGCTTTCGCACTACCCGGCGACGCCGATGGTGGAGCGCGAGATCGCCGAGGGGCGGATCTCGCCGGAGCAGGCGGCGCGAATCGATCGCGGCGAGATCGGCGATTTTTTCCATGCGCCAAGCGTCACGGGCGAGGCCACGCGCGCACACGTCGACAACTTCCTTTCCCTCTACGCGTTTTTGCCGGTGCTGCCCGCGTTTGTGACGCGACGGATCGTGGACGCGCCGGCGTGGCGTCGCCTCGTCGGCAAGCTTCCCGTGCCGATCGTCGTCGGGCTACGCGTGCTTGCCGCGATCAAGGGGCGCGACTATCGCTTCTGGCTGTACGTCAAGTACTACGCCCACCGGATCGCGCGGCACATCGGGCTGTCGCGTTCGTTGCGCCGGAAGATGGCCGTGCCGCGCGCCTCGGTGCAACCGGCGGCGACCACCGCACGGAATTGA